The DNA region agagagagagagagaaagaaagagaacacacacagaacatgcacatacacacatatacacacatgcaaacacacagatgggcacacagaaacgcacccacacacacaggctatagtacatcacacacacattcacttctcagctccggtggtctcacaaaatgtactcaaagatgtgtgtgtgcatgtgtgtgtgtgtgtgtgtgtgtgtgtgtgtgtgtgtgtgtgtgtaggtgtgtgtgtgtgtgtgtaagggtgtatgtgtgcatgcgtgtgggcgtgtttgtgcatgtgtttgtataatgttttatgtacatgtgtgtatgtagtggtgcgtgtgtgtgtaggtatgtgtgtgtgtgtgtgtatttatgtgtgtgtgtgtgtgtgtgtgtgtgtgtgtgtgtgtgtgtgtgtgttcctgcatgtttgttgcacccagagcaaccattctcttttaaaacatatttggaaactagttgattaaaggtttctaatggtgtcacttatatgtttctaggacaaaaactagcagagattgagatgtttggaacagtttttgaaatccccaggggggatttagactccagataataccaccatctactggccgatgggtatacagtcctgaatgtacacataaatccatttattttatagccccccatggatgaaattccacaaaacttggcatactcccagagggtgtcaggttaatcatacacatgaaatttggtgcagttcataacatctcatctgaagataggggcaattaaagcaatattacattgcattttcaatttttacgatgggggggcaaatcacaaatgactggttataagctaagttgatgcaagctctagagaacaacataccataaacattttgtcatcctcggtgccacggttcaggtagttatgtaggaaaaactgtcatttttgggcttcgggcgggggcagcgcgggggtggagtgacccccggggacgaaacaaaaattttccatagaactctactggggctacatgcccaccaagtttcatgcgctccggtgttacggtgtcccgggaatcgttgacgaaaaatgacgggaaaaaagaaaaaaaaaaaaaaaaaaaaaaaaaaaaaaaaaaaaaactttgacaacaactatatgaccgcttcgctagctacgctagcggcggtcataatgatAATACagaagagtttatttttggacacacgcctctctggttttctgtgaccccgaacctgtgttgcctggtagcATAATTCATTAACCAGTCTCAAAGAATtcatattctgaggggaagggcctcagatggcgtagtcgacatgtTGCAATGTAGAGCAAACCGTACACTTTGCCACAAGagcatatattttttaatgtaattaaaagtaactttgttactgtatgtctgcttgACTGAGTTGTTGTGGTCAAGTCACTAGATTAGCACTGGTTTGGCATTATCTTGGTtcactttatttatttgcatttctTTGTAAATGTGAAAGTAGCTTCTGATGTAGCAAACTATATTTGCAATGTAACTTAACTTGCTACATTTCTCCTGAGGAAGCCTTTGTTTTGCTGAAGTTTCGATGTAGACTTTTATTTGATGTAGAGTATCTGGTAGTTTAGCTCACTACATTTCCCAAGTACACTGTAGGGGAGAAGCTCTTCATGTAGtggtacagtatattacagtatatgacatTACATTAAAGTTTGCATtcagtatatgtactgtatgtattgggGGCATTTGTCAACATTATCCCTTCTATACCTGTAATAAGTGATATTTTTGTCTTGTCACAGACTTGCGGGCTGTAAACTCACAGAAAAGTCCTGTGAGCTTGTGGCCTCAGTTCTGCTGTCACCAAACTCCCtcatagagctggacctgagtgaaaACAACCTGGGatattctggagttcagcttctttcCAAAGGACTGTCTAATCCCCTCTGTagactgcagacattaaggttggcgATTGACATTTCTTTGTGGCCATGCATTTCCtgatacacaaaagcaagtgcacaaatgcacacactaatttacatacagtggggagcatatgtatttgaacccatgcgtaagttgactaaaaagaggaatataaaatcatattttgacTATTGATCTTGATGCCTTAATTtcaaaaatgagtaaaaaccaattttctttgtgattgaagaatgtatcgtgtTTGACTGATTAAagaatggtgttttttccacttagcctattagcctgtttgatgctctttgagctcaatgcaaatcaaacaggctaataggctaactggaaaaaaacaccatgccgatctctagctatggtgaagggtatgtgatgatgttgggctattttaattccaaaggccaagggaactttatcaggatgcataatatccttaacctgactttcgccagatcctgtagttcgctgtctgcttcacacaaggatctgggacttctcgataggagatgtatttctgaaggctggtcgttgtaaaacatcctcgcatgtgatttgataaaccatttgcctgttatcttgaatgacgtgctaggcttcttcaagctcttgccaaacctggtcggaagaagagtaaaaacatccttgccaccaataaatgtcttcaaaactattttctgttaatcttttaaagaatgaatactcgatagattcgacaaaacggttgaaatagcagtatcaatgtcagcacatgactcctcgctgcgtgccgccattgttatttgaatcaaacactcgcttcggcgctcctgattggttgctcattttttgatcactggaaggagtttggattgccctcgcgtccagacccttgtgtggagctcagcgaaacgcctctggtggagcatggcggaactacaagggtctggcgagagtcaggctataaTATCCTAGCTCCATGAAATACCTGGCCTttaaacataaaaacatatgaaaaatcctcctgctcctatatgggaatttaacataggggtcaaatacttatgccccctgtatttaaggaagaacatttattttacattcttcaatcacaaagaaagtAGGTGTCCTtagtggtttgatttttactcatttcttGAATTGAGCCATTAAGGCATTaggatcaattgtcaaatgaagattttatattcctctttttagtcaactttagcatgggttcaaatacatatgctccccACTTTAAATACATAAAGTTGTAGCAGTGGATGGTGTAGGAGATGGAAATAAATTGACAGGCGTGATTCATTTTTGAGGAGAAAATGGACCccgcggcggtcatattttgtatcgCTTTGTGTTACATCTGGTTTATAGGGAGAGTTTATAAACACTATCCCTTCTTCATCATTAATGAGTAAGAACTTGTATTTTGTCAAATTACCTCACAGACTCACTGGCTGCAAACTCACAGAAAAGTCCTGCGAGCATGTggcctcagttctgcagtcaccaaactccctgatggAGCTGGACCTGAAGGATAATGAGCTGacagattctggagttcagcttctgtcTAAAGGACtatctagtccccactgcaaactgcagacattaaggttggtgaataacatttatttatggctATGCATTTCTTGACTGTTTAAGAGAGCCACgtcaacatactgtaacagtCAAACAGTCTACCTACATCCCTGTACTGTGGTGTTGTACTTACTGTATGAGTAACCTGGCTGACACCAAACCAATTTCCATGCGGGAATGGCTCTGGATTCTCTCAGTTCATTTCAAGAAGCACAAAGCAGTAATTGATTAAAATGGGTTCTCATGCCAACATGTGATCCTTTTTCTGAGAGAGTAATTATTTACACATTTTATCACTGCTGTCATGCATAAGAACTTAATGCAAAAATGTCAGTTGTTCAAGTCTAGTTTAAGATCTCCTATCAAATTACGTATagaggggggtgctgtggcgcagcaggctacagcgcccataccatgtacgggtccgagtgcccgcggtgacccaggttcgaatccagcctgcggtcatatcccgatcccaccccatctctctctcccacttgcttcctgtctactcttcactgtcctgtaacaataaaggcgaaaaggccaaaaaaatatactttaaaaaaataaataaataaataaataaaaaatatgtacaGAGGCAGAGTCTACAATTTAAACCTGAGGGAAATCTGAAATCCTAGAGATGGACTCCCTCTGTCGTTCAGTTTGAATCGTGGAGGTTTACTGGAATCCTTTAATACAGTtgatatctccctctctgtctctctctctctctctctctctctctctcttttttttttcctttctctatttatctttctgtctctctcaggctctgtaATTgtggtatacagtcctgaatgtacacataaatccatttaatttatagccccccatggatgaaattccacaaaacttggcatactcccagagggtgtcaggttaatcatttggtgcagttcataacatctcatctgaagataggggcaattagagcaatattacattgcattttcaatgtttaccatgggggtgcaaatcacaaatgactggttataagctaagttgatgcgagctcttgagaccaacataccataaacattttgtcatcctcggtgccacggttcaggtagttatgtaggaaaaactgcaatttttgggcttcgggcgggggcacacacacacgtgtgtgcgagtgtgtgcctgcgtatgtgtgtgtgtgcattcgcgtgcatgtgtgtgtgtgtgtgtgtgtgtgatctgatattggagtgaaagtgacggcagagaacatagtgaacatatacacatagagacacataaaacacacacacaagcagacacacacacacacacacacacacacacacacacactcatagacagagaagcactcatacacaaaacagggttcgtacgggtgcttgaaatccatgaaaatgcttggattttaatgtggtgttttcaaggtttgaaaaatgcttggatttgggGTAAAATGCTTGTTAATGCTTGaaagtgctaggcctacatatttctcggcagtctgactcaatagaccaattattaaatgaaggaaaatcaaattaatttgctgtataataggccgctgacaatgacgacgggtttggtgcttctttcattcatatcactccgcaagccttgtccgttctctagtggatttcattgaaagtgaaagcaggcgtgtgttgatgaatgtttgatgcaagttcgatgtgtgtggtgaacaatttatttcttagcagaagccatgaaacggtaaagctcaaattatttatttaaaagacatcatttatgaagttgttggctttgccacgcattcacgtccagtttgacgtgtctggattttgcgctaatgacagcaatctcgtgatggcgaTATTGACTTTTCATTTCTGCGCtagtaaactagtctaggctactgtacttgaagttagctgtgacagactagcctactggttttcatcgctttagccacaaagccttaCCTTAGgtcaactaaattgtttagGTAACACCTTGTCACGGAAGTGAACGCGTTtttccagccgttcacctccgtgcgccccatgtcattcaaaacatatttcgggatagtcatctcactatgagaaaacgtatgtaCTTTATGCTAAGAAATTAACAGGTTGGCattcttggtaaacatcagtcttgcacatattATTGAGAtgatttttttagtggaaatggcctactgtagcattgttctgatagatgaaaaaagtcgcctatttaaaggcacagtctgaattgtaatcctatagctctccatttagtgtgtgcacttgaacaactagtgatgtagcctataaacagagaggtgtaggacatgttactttggaaggagagggagtggtgcaatttgattttctttggaacttaaatataatcaagcaacctcttcaaacagcatcaatatcaataggcctatggttcactatattgtacaggggcaggctatatgttatcaagttgGCCTAAAGGTAGTcaaaattataactttatgttagtttaagttaaaacaaaacatgttatgaactgaGAAAGTCCATGGTTccacatcattgttggcaaaatgatcatgatagcctacatatttcagccatatctggtttagttttgagtaggcctaggctactttgctataaatgagtCATAGactttatatatacatatatatatagactatattgtagtatgttataatgtttgaaatatatgtatcacagtttatcaatagttctcataaaagtcatctgatgtcataatttaaggggttatttaaaaaaaaaattctcctgGGGGTgttgggtatattttcctctttttttgtcctttgctaATCACACTCCTGAAATATGGTatgaatcaatccatgctgttcaacaccatcgagtgctgtcagtaagaaaaagaacaaggaaactttatatgacatagaccaaatagagcagcagcaaacactaatgAAATGGGGCACACTCATTTTcaatgccccattcagttaacctaatgatagctgcTGGTTCTGTATTCGGcttaggttgtatcaaattttctGGATCTttgtcctacagtgacctcaaacaacagggctttggatTTGTTCACGCTTGATTTCGGTACTGGAAAACTcatcttgaaagtccttaaaaagtgcttgaatttggccatgaaaaaggtgtacgaaccctgacaaaagcaagcg from Sardina pilchardus chromosome 1, fSarPil1.1, whole genome shotgun sequence includes:
- the LOC134076631 gene encoding ribonuclease inhibitor-like, with protein sequence MRVLGLGGSKATDSQVKHLSSLLENPSCKLEILDLTNCSIGEEGFTALASALRSNPSHMRKLWLKGSKATDSGVKHLSSLLEDPSCKLEILELAGCKLTEKSCELVASVLLSPNSLIELDLSENNLGYSGVQLLSKGLSNPLCRLQTLRLTGCKLTEKSCEHVASVLQSPNSLMELDLKDNELTDSGAL